In Arachis hypogaea cultivar Tifrunner chromosome 17, arahy.Tifrunner.gnm2.J5K5, whole genome shotgun sequence, a single window of DNA contains:
- the LOC112767080 gene encoding ubiquitin carboxyl-terminal hydrolase 16, with protein MRVTVDLGFSPSLVLVLLVCFVFPAIGLVVRHKWRLAVARSEEVRRLLVLAAEEAARAESEATYQYFDGADVSAPTSAAPAKSNQCAVCFCPTTTRCSRCKAVHYCSGKCQIVHWRQGHKDECRPPSNICQINDRVSDLGKKVAAPHEVHDEKSKIESIGHKTSPEEPLSSEASLSPESSFRKDDNRRVESLGEGNITDSAFSGFSASNTNSESSDDSSVCESISNEHERTEGHIFVEPTLENSDSVETENKIGVAVSLSPKFASLVDEAGGFSSMSKLNRVRPGFNKEENKHTTTGSLGLNMGKGPTIESPTVSSGFWDKTLDSRVIKDDDNSGAQPRHFDDAPPKSSGKETSCAGLASSENEGFSRDSSIQKLQSVGSKVSNHDVNNPDSTLQSAEIKYLPHALDGTTLVSKAKEHSQYDMKSRSNGIQSGTATSTQNVSDSLHSENGTKISSLKVVDQFKGANLTQNLSMAVGSDIARRYSDQVLFPYDLFVKLYNWNRVELQPFGLINCGNSCYANAVLQCLAFTPPLTAYLLQGLHSKSCANKKLCFACELESLILKSKETKSALSPVGILSKLQSIGSQLGNGKEEDAHEFLRHAIEAMQSVFLMESEFNALDSLKEETNLMGLTFGGYLRSKIQCMECGGKSERHERMMDLTVEIDGDIASLEEALRRFTSTETLDGENKYNCVRCKSYERAKKKLTVSEAPNVLTIVLKRFQSGKFGKLNKPIQFPEILNFAPFMSGTSDRSPIYRLYGVVVHLDIMNAAFSGHYVCYVKNFQNKWFKVDDSVVTAVELDKVLKEGAYMLFYARCSPRAPKLIRSRIVSDSKIKVHGKAFIMKSRHVPSDSGASERMTSRDGAATLDTLYSKFYHIRRVLEDDMSDNSSLFSSNSDEGSCSTDSTHDSTSNEDFAEYIFRDSGRGNLLRNPDSDPYSSTSSSPSNSGHLPLSDMGPHDSVLPDTAVLRPPPASPRIQKDGLLYRGRPLDLERREGAFLFNPEYTSVEHRKLDTSRSSSSFRKTDTKNVGSNQYNYVNFGVSCTKSRERTD; from the exons ATGCGTGTTACCGTGGATCTAGGGTTTTCGCCGAGCCTGGTCCTCGTTCTGCTGGTTTGCTTCGTGTTTCCGGCGATCGGGTTGGTGGTCCGCCACAAATGGAGGCTTGCGGTGGCAAGGTCGGAGGAGGTCAGGAGGCTGCTCGTCCTCGCGGCGGAGGAGGCCGCCAGGGCCGAGAGCGAGGCCACTTACCAGTATTTTGACGGGGCCGACGTTTCGGCCCCCACTTCTGCCGCTCCGGCGAAGAGCAATCAGTGTGCCGTGTGCTTCTGCCCCACCACGACGCGCTGTTCACGTTGCAAAGCGGTTCACTATTG TTCTGGTAAGTGTCAAATCGTTCACTGGCGTCAAGGTCACAAAGATGAATGCCGTCCTCCCAGTAATATTTGCCAGATTAATGACCGGGTAAGTGATCTTGGCAAAAAGGTTGCAGCACCACATGAAGTCCATGATGAGAAGTCTAAGATCGAGAGCATAGGGCATAAAACATCCCCTGAGGAACCTCTGTCATCCGAGGCTAGTTTATCTCCTGAAAGCTCATTTAGAAAGGATGATAACAGAAGAGTTGAGTCTTTAGGTGAGGGAAATATTACGGACTCTGCATTTTCTGGATTCTCGGCTTCCAATACTAACAGTGAATCATCTGATGATTCCTCTGTATGTGAGAGCATATCAAATGAACATGAGAGAACGGAGGGACACATCTTTGTTGAACCCACCCTTGAAAATTCTGATTCCGTTGAAACTGAGAACAAGATAGGTGTTGCCGTTTCATTGTCGCCTAAATTTGCTAGTTTGGTTGATGAAGCAGGTGGTTTTTCTTCAATGTCAAAATTAAATAGAGTTAGACCTGGTTTtaataaagaagaaaataaacacACAACAACTGGTAGCTTGGGTTTGAATATGGGGAAGGGGCCAACAATTGAGTCTCCCACAGTGTCATCCGGTTTTTGGGATAAAACTCTTGATTCGAGGGTTATCAAAGATGATGATAACAGTGGCGCCCAACCTCGCCACTTTGATGATGCTCCTCCAAAGTCTTCTGGAAAGGAAACGTCATGTGCTGGATTGGCATCTTCAGAGAATGAAGGTTTTTCACGGGATTCAAGCATCCAAAAGTTGCAATCTGTTGGCTCCAAGGTGTCAAATCATGATGTGAACAACCCTGATAGCACCTTGCAGTCAGCTGAAATTAAATATCTGCCACATGCATTGGATGGTACTACATTGGTCTCTAAAGCCAAAGAGCATTCACAGTATGATATGAAATCTCGAAGTAATGGCATTCAATCTGGTACTGCAACTTCAACTCAGAATGTTAGCGATTCTCTGCATTCTGAGAATGGGACAAAAATCTCTAGTCTAAAAGTTGTTGATCAGTTTAAAGGAGCAAATTTGACACAAAACTTATCAATGGCTGTTGGGAGTGATATTGCTAGAAGATATAGTGACCAG gttctATTTCCATATGATTTATTTGTTAAGCTTTATAACTGGAACAGAGTGGAGTTACAACCATTTGGTCTTATAAATTGTGGAAACAG TTGTTATGCTAATGCTGTACTCCAGTGCTTAGCATTTACGCCACCGCTAACTGCTTACTTGCTTCAAGGACTTCATTCTAAATCAT GTGCAAATAAAAAACTGTGTTTTGCCTGTGAACTTGAAAGTTTGATTCTGAAATCCAAGGAAACAAAATCTGCACTATCACCTGTGGGCATACTGTCTAAACTACAAAGTATTGGAAGTCAACTTGGTAATGGAAAGGAAGAAGATGCACATGAATTCCTAAG GCATGCTATTGAGGCAATGCAATCTGTTTTCCTTATGGAATCAGAGTTTAATGCATTAGACTCATTAAAAGAGGAGACAAATTTAATGGGCCTAACGTTCGGAGGCTACCTTCGATCCAAG ATACAATGCATGGAATGTGGAGGGAAATCTGAGCGTCATGAAAGGATGATGGATCTGACTGTTGAGATAGACGGGGATATAGCATCCTTGGAGGAGGCTCTTCGCCGTTTTACAAGCACTGAAACTCTAGATGGAGAGAACAAGTACAACTGTGTCAG ATGTAAATCTTATGAGAGGGCCAAGAAGAAATTGACAGTTTCAGAAGCACCTAATGTTCTTACAATTGTATTAAAGAGATTTCAG TCTGGAAAATTTGGGAAGCTCAATAAGCCCATTCAGTTTCCTGAAATACTCAACTTTGCACCTTTCATGAGTGGGACTAGTGATAGATCACCTATATACAGGCTGTATGGGGTAGTTGTTCATTTGGATATCATGAATGCTGCCTTTTCTGGTCACTACGTGTGCTATGTGAAGAATTTCCAAAATAAGTGGTTCAAGGTTGACGATAGTGTG GTGACAGCTGTTGAATTGGACAAAGTTTTGAAGGAGGGGGCGTACATGCTTTTTTATGCAAG GTGCTCACCGAGGGCCCCAAAATTAATCAGAAGCAGGATAGTATCCGATTCAAAAATCAAAGTCCATGGAAAAGCTTTTATAATGAAATCAAGACATGTACCTTCAGATTCTGGTGCCTCTGAACGCATGACTAGTAGGGATGGTGCTGCCACCTTAGACACCCTCTATTCAAAGTTTTACCACATAAGAAGGGTTTTGGAAGACGACATGAGTGATAATTCATCTCTTTTCAGCAGCAATTCAGATGAAGGTTCTTGCAGCACCGATAGCACCCATGATTCAACCAGTAATGAGGACTTTGCTGAGTATATTTTCCGTGATTCGGGGCGTGGTAACTTGTTGAGGAATCCTGATTCTGACCCTTACTCTTCAACATCATCTTCTCCCTCGAACTCTGGACATTTGCCACTTTCAGACATGGGCCCGCACGACTCAGTTTTACCAGATACAGCTGTGCTGCGGCCACCTCCCGCCAGTCCAAGAATACAGAAAGATGGTCTTTTGTACAGGGGCCGACCTCTGGATCTTGAAAGGAGAGAAGGTGCTTTTCTTTTCAATCCTGAGTATACATCTGTAGAGCATAGGAAATTAGATACAAGTAGGAGCAGCAGTAGTTTTAGGAAAACTGACACTAAGAATGTAGGATCTAACCAGTATAATTATGTGAACTTTGGTGTATCTTGTACAAAATCAAGGGAAAGAACAGACTGA